One Thermodesulfobacteriota bacterium genomic window carries:
- the hemL gene encoding glutamate-1-semialdehyde 2,1-aminomutase, translated as MKREQSDALFNKALGMIPGGVNSPVRACKSVGEKPLFIDRADGCMVYDSDGNRFIDYIGSWGPMILGHRHPQVVQAIGDVLKRGTSFGAPTDLEVRLAELVIEAVESVEMVRMVNSGTEATMSAIRLARGVTGRDKIIKFDGCYHGHADSLLVEAGSGVATLGIPGSPGVPESFVGHTLSLPYNDIDWVKKIIDEQGKNIACIIVEPVAGNMGLVVPADGFLAGLRELTEKNGSLLIFDEVMTGFRVAYGGAQSLYGISPDISCFGKIIGGGLPVGAYGGRHDIMEKIAPQGSIYQAGTLSGNPVAMAAGIATLEQIKKPGFYQELDQKSSRLAAGLKKAAQQEGVKVSVDRVGSMMGLFFTDKKVNNFDEAKTSDLNMFSAYYKRMLDKGIYLAPSQFEALFVSSAHTNEHIDQTIKAAEEVFSDLIK; from the coding sequence ATGAAACGCGAACAATCAGATGCACTTTTTAACAAGGCTTTGGGTATGATCCCGGGGGGTGTCAACAGTCCCGTACGTGCATGCAAATCGGTGGGGGAAAAGCCGCTTTTCATCGATCGTGCAGACGGATGCATGGTTTATGATTCAGACGGGAATCGCTTTATCGATTATATCGGTTCATGGGGCCCGATGATCCTTGGGCATAGGCATCCTCAAGTGGTCCAAGCGATCGGGGATGTCCTGAAGAGAGGTACCAGTTTCGGCGCACCAACCGATCTTGAAGTCCGGCTTGCCGAACTTGTTATTGAAGCGGTTGAATCGGTGGAGATGGTGCGAATGGTAAACTCCGGTACGGAAGCCACCATGAGCGCCATACGGCTCGCCCGCGGCGTTACCGGGCGGGATAAGATCATTAAATTTGACGGATGCTATCATGGGCATGCGGATTCACTTCTGGTGGAAGCAGGATCCGGAGTTGCCACACTGGGCATTCCCGGAAGCCCAGGTGTGCCGGAATCGTTTGTCGGACACACCCTTTCACTACCCTATAATGACATTGATTGGGTGAAAAAAATCATTGATGAGCAGGGGAAAAACATAGCCTGTATCATTGTGGAGCCTGTGGCGGGGAACATGGGCCTGGTGGTGCCCGCGGACGGTTTTTTAGCAGGATTACGGGAGCTGACTGAGAAAAACGGCAGCTTGCTTATATTTGATGAGGTAATGACCGGTTTCAGAGTCGCCTATGGTGGGGCACAATCCTTATACGGAATTTCTCCGGATATATCCTGTTTTGGAAAAATTATCGGTGGCGGCTTGCCGGTGGGCGCATATGGCGGCAGGCATGATATCATGGAAAAAATCGCTCCGCAGGGGTCTATCTACCAGGCGGGGACGCTTTCCGGCAATCCCGTGGCCATGGCGGCCGGTATTGCCACCCTTGAACAGATAAAAAAACCGGGGTTTTACCAGGAACTCGACCAAAAGTCTAGCCGACTGGCTGCCGGTCTAAAAAAAGCTGCCCAACAAGAAGGTGTAAAGGTTTCAGTGGACCGGGTCGGTTCAATGATGGGGCTCTTTTTTACCGATAAAAAGGTCAATAACTTTGACGAGGCCAAAACCAGTGATCTAAATATGTTTTCCGCCTATTATAAACGGATGTTGGACAAGGGGATTTATCTTGCTCCGTCTCAGTTCGAGGCCCTTTTTGTTTCTTCGGCCCATACAAATGAACACATTGATCAAACGATTAAGGCTGCAGAGGAAGTGTTCAGCGATTTGATAAAATAA
- the ccsB gene encoding c-type cytochrome biogenesis protein CcsB produces MNSSMILSVTTFVYGLAAFLYIVSWVFKKETPGKAAFWAAVLGLAGNTAGIMLRWIESYQMGIGHAPLSNLYESLVFFSWTILIIYLFVEQKYKNRTIGAFVTPLAFFAMAYASLISDRIQPLIPALKSNWLIAHVITCFIGYASFAIAFGTSLMFIIKKIDTKEKSLLLKRFPNTNTLDELTYQMIMLGFLFLSIGIITGAVWANSAWGRYWGWDPKETWSLITWFVYATLLHAKMMRGWHGKRIAYLSIAGFAAVLFTYFGVNLLPGLHSYGAMGQ; encoded by the coding sequence ATGAACAGCTCAATGATATTATCAGTGACCACCTTTGTTTACGGATTGGCAGCCTTTTTATATATTGTGTCGTGGGTTTTTAAAAAGGAAACCCCTGGTAAGGCGGCTTTCTGGGCGGCAGTTTTAGGACTGGCAGGTAATACGGCAGGCATTATGTTAAGATGGATAGAATCCTACCAGATGGGTATCGGTCATGCCCCCCTTTCCAATCTGTATGAGTCCCTGGTCTTTTTTTCATGGACCATTCTAATCATTTATCTGTTTGTTGAGCAAAAATATAAAAATCGTACCATAGGCGCATTTGTGACACCACTTGCTTTTTTTGCCATGGCGTATGCCTCCCTGATCAGTGATCGCATACAGCCTCTGATACCTGCATTAAAAAGTAATTGGCTGATTGCCCACGTAATTACCTGCTTTATTGGTTATGCTTCCTTTGCCATCGCTTTTGGAACAAGCCTGATGTTCATCATCAAAAAAATCGATACTAAAGAGAAAAGCCTTTTGCTCAAACGATTTCCTAACACAAATACACTCGATGAACTGACCTATCAGATGATCATGTTAGGATTTCTTTTCCTTTCCATAGGTATCATCACCGGGGCGGTTTGGGCCAATTCGGCCTGGGGGCGTTACTGGGGCTGGGATCCTAAAGAGACATGGTCACTTATTACATGGTTTGTCTACGCCACACTGTTGCATGCCAAGATGATGCGGGGATGGCATGGCAAAAGGATTGCCTACCTTTCCATCGCCGGTTTTGCAGCGGTTCTTTTTACCTATTTTGGGGTAAACCTATTGCCCGGGTTGCACAGTTACGGCGCAATGGGACAGTAA
- a CDS encoding CBS domain-containing protein, protein MITVRDIMTDELITLTQDMDIAGAAKILLDNRINGAPVVDDSGQLVGILCQSDLITQQKKLPIPTLFTFLDGLIRLTSMKQLEKQVGKIAALRVSEAMTPKPVTVTPDTRLDTVAALMVDNNFHTLPVVDGPKLIGVIGKEDVLRTLLPTSKNH, encoded by the coding sequence ATGATTACTGTTAGAGACATTATGACCGACGAACTCATCACCCTTACCCAGGATATGGATATTGCCGGAGCGGCTAAAATTCTACTCGATAACCGGATTAACGGTGCGCCGGTAGTGGACGATAGCGGACAACTGGTGGGCATTCTGTGTCAAAGCGATTTGATTACCCAGCAAAAAAAGCTGCCAATCCCCACCCTTTTTACCTTTCTCGACGGTCTCATCCGGTTGACCTCTATGAAACAGCTGGAAAAGCAGGTCGGTAAAATCGCAGCCCTGCGGGTTTCGGAAGCCATGACCCCTAAACCGGTTACGGTAACCCCTGACACCAGGCTTGACACCGTAGCCGCCCTGATGGTGGACAACAATTTTCATACCCTGCCCGTGGTCGATGGCCCGAAACTGATTGGAGTCATCGGTAAAGAGGATGTGCTTCGCACCCTTCTACCCACCAGTAAAAACCATTGA
- a CDS encoding cytochrome c biogenesis protein ResB — translation MKANSPDTIDRVWKFFTSVKLTVVLLLSLAVTSIIGTVIPQSGTASEYFHKYGEFWYKILSFLDSVFDIFDMYHSWWFQILLLLLTLNIIICSIDRIKATLKIILVKVPPFNVSNFRRLDYKKEFSQSRRPDKLEQIYKPIISRSYGYSRIEQADNGFCLFAEKWRWTRLGVYIVHLSIILMLLGGLIGSIFGFEGFVNIPEGESAKSINLRNANQRHVLDFEITCEDFSVSFYDSGAPKEFRSRLVIMEKGKPVLKKDIIVNDPLRYKGINIFQQSYGTLAPKEVTLSFTNRETGMEYRKKAVINQTVDIPEGLGTFIIKDYSSSAGFKGHNIGEAFIGVLTPKTGDPINILLPLRFSSFDKMRKGDVVIAVASHSHQYFTGLQVTKDPGVWVVYSGFILMIIGCFVTFFMSHQRLCIEVTGKGNRSMVMVAGTSNKNKMGMQRKIEVLAEKLDKPGP, via the coding sequence ATGAAGGCGAACTCGCCTGATACTATAGACAGAGTGTGGAAATTTTTCACTTCAGTGAAGTTGACCGTGGTCCTTCTGCTTTCCCTTGCAGTGACTTCCATTATCGGAACCGTTATACCGCAAAGCGGGACTGCATCTGAATATTTTCACAAGTACGGTGAGTTTTGGTATAAAATTCTTTCTTTTTTGGATTCAGTCTTTGATATTTTTGACATGTACCATTCCTGGTGGTTTCAGATTCTTCTCCTTTTGCTGACCCTAAATATCATTATATGTTCCATTGATCGCATCAAAGCCACCCTAAAGATTATATTGGTAAAAGTTCCGCCGTTCAATGTTTCAAATTTCAGGCGTCTTGATTATAAAAAAGAATTTTCCCAAAGTCGTCGTCCCGACAAACTGGAACAGATCTATAAGCCGATAATTTCGCGAAGCTATGGATACAGCAGAATTGAGCAGGCGGATAACGGGTTTTGTCTTTTTGCAGAGAAATGGCGCTGGACACGCCTGGGCGTTTATATCGTACATTTGAGCATTATATTAATGCTGCTTGGCGGGTTGATCGGTTCAATTTTCGGGTTTGAAGGATTTGTCAATATACCCGAGGGGGAATCGGCAAAGAGTATAAATTTAAGAAATGCCAACCAGAGGCATGTGCTCGATTTTGAGATTACATGCGAAGACTTCAGTGTCAGTTTTTATGATTCCGGCGCACCCAAAGAATTTCGCTCCAGACTTGTCATTATGGAAAAGGGAAAACCTGTTTTAAAAAAAGATATCATTGTAAATGATCCTCTTCGTTACAAGGGGATTAATATATTTCAGCAAAGCTACGGCACCCTGGCTCCTAAAGAAGTTACCCTGAGCTTTACCAATAGAGAAACCGGTATGGAATACAGAAAAAAGGCTGTCATTAACCAGACGGTTGATATACCGGAAGGCCTGGGGACTTTTATCATAAAAGATTACAGCAGTTCTGCCGGTTTTAAAGGCCATAATATTGGCGAGGCTTTTATCGGGGTGCTAACGCCAAAAACCGGAGACCCGATTAACATACTGCTTCCTCTGCGTTTTTCCAGCTTTGATAAGATGAGAAAGGGTGATGTGGTTATTGCGGTGGCAAGCCACAGTCACCAATATTTTACCGGTCTTCAGGTGACAAAGGATCCTGGAGTGTGGGTGGTCTATTCGGGGTTTATTTTAATGATCATCGGATGTTTCGTCACATTTTTCATGTCCCATCAGCGGCTTTGCATTGAAGTCACCGGCAAGGGGAATCGCAGCATGGTTATGGTTGCCGGCACTTCAAATAAAAATAAAATGGGGATGCAAAGAAAGATTGAAGTACTGGCGGAAAAACTTGATAAGCCGGGACCGTAA
- a CDS encoding PAS domain S-box protein, with the protein MMAEKPTYEELEKRILELESAGLERKPAEEWQRDSEQLMTDIFESIQDGISVLNPDLSIRHVNGVMKKWYSANLPLEGKKCFQCYQNANKPCNPCPTLRCLQSGKTEMDIVAGLPGSDIEWIQLFSYPIKDRNLDKITGVVEFVRNITERKKRENALKESEKRLNIIYESAPDAYYINDFAGVFVDGNNAAEKLLGYSREELVGKNLAEVGLLPEHEVERAIKALNENINGKGTGPDEYTLKRKDGTMVPVEISTHPVKMGGEDRVLGIARDITLRKKAMEENLKRQQYLESVLYHAPDAIITLDSEHRVVDWNRGAVNIFGYTPKEAIGINLDDLIAPEESHIEAGGKTRQVLSGKRVEAFETVRYRKDGTPVQVIASGSPIMINGAIAGVVAVYTDISDRTRAEVALKESEQKFRTLVQQSPFGISLIEKDGRYLYANPEFRKMFGYTIEDIPTGAAWFEKVYPDKAYRDKVIQTWKADLKQTASGHPRPRAFTVTCKDGTCKDIYFRPVTMENMNQFVIYEDITEKTKLERQLQQTQKFEAIGTLAGGIAHDFNNLLMGLQGRASLMSVDLESSHPHWEHVKAIEDYVRSATDLTKQLLGFARGGKYEVRPIDINELLHESATMFGRTKKEIRIHTKLQNPPPVVEADRRQIEQVLLNLYVNAWQAMPDGGELYLETKIFTLDDARCKSYQLEPGHYVKISVTDTGIGMDESVCQRIFDPFFTTKEKARGTGLGLSSAYGIIKNHAGTITVYSEVNQGSTFNIYLPVSQAAAYRDDGPTENHLVKGSETVLLVDDEDMIIKVARAMLKKLGYRVVVAKDGEQAVDTVNTKGDQIDLVILDLIMPGMKGGETFDLIHKIQPAMPVILSSGYSLNGQAQEVMQRGCNGFIQKPFNISELSQKVRTILDEANSVAKG; encoded by the coding sequence ATGATGGCTGAAAAACCGACCTATGAAGAATTGGAAAAAAGAATCCTCGAGTTAGAAAGCGCTGGATTGGAGCGGAAGCCGGCAGAGGAATGGCAGCGAGACAGCGAGCAATTGATGACCGACATATTTGAAAGTATTCAGGATGGCATTTCTGTTTTAAATCCTGATCTTTCTATCCGCCATGTGAATGGTGTCATGAAAAAATGGTATTCGGCAAACCTTCCCCTTGAAGGCAAAAAGTGTTTCCAGTGCTATCAGAATGCCAACAAGCCCTGCAACCCATGCCCCACACTGCGATGTCTCCAATCAGGGAAGACGGAAATGGATATAGTGGCTGGACTCCCGGGTAGTGATATTGAGTGGATACAACTTTTCAGCTATCCGATTAAAGATCGGAATTTAGATAAAATAACAGGGGTGGTGGAATTTGTCCGTAACATCACCGAAAGAAAGAAAAGGGAAAACGCATTAAAAGAAAGCGAGAAAAGATTAAACATCATATACGAATCTGCACCTGATGCATACTACATCAATGATTTTGCTGGTGTGTTTGTTGACGGAAATAATGCTGCAGAGAAGCTGCTGGGATATTCCAGAGAAGAGCTCGTCGGCAAGAACCTTGCGGAAGTCGGATTATTGCCCGAGCATGAGGTTGAAAGAGCAATCAAAGCCTTAAACGAAAATATTAATGGAAAAGGCACCGGACCGGACGAGTATACCCTGAAAAGGAAGGACGGCACCATGGTCCCAGTGGAAATATCCACCCATCCGGTAAAAATGGGTGGCGAAGACAGGGTGCTGGGCATCGCAAGAGACATCACTTTACGTAAAAAGGCTATGGAAGAAAACCTCAAACGCCAGCAATACCTCGAATCGGTGTTGTATCACGCACCCGACGCCATCATTACCCTGGATTCTGAACACCGGGTGGTCGACTGGAATCGCGGCGCGGTCAATATATTCGGCTATACCCCAAAAGAAGCCATCGGCATTAACTTGGACGATCTGATTGCCCCCGAAGAAAGTCACATCGAGGCCGGCGGAAAGACCCGGCAGGTACTGTCCGGAAAACGGGTGGAGGCGTTTGAAACGGTACGCTACCGAAAAGACGGGACGCCGGTGCAGGTGATTGCCTCCGGTTCTCCCATTATGATAAACGGAGCCATTGCCGGAGTGGTGGCTGTGTATACCGATATTAGCGACCGGACGCGGGCCGAAGTCGCACTGAAAGAAAGTGAGCAAAAGTTTCGAACCCTGGTTCAACAATCGCCGTTCGGAATCTCCCTGATCGAAAAGGATGGCCGCTACCTTTATGCCAACCCTGAATTTAGAAAAATGTTCGGATATACCATCGAAGATATCCCCACCGGTGCCGCCTGGTTTGAGAAAGTTTATCCGGACAAAGCGTATCGGGACAAGGTGATTCAAACATGGAAAGCAGACCTTAAACAAACCGCCTCCGGACATCCGCGACCGCGAGCGTTTACAGTCACATGTAAGGATGGAACCTGTAAAGACATCTATTTCAGGCCGGTCACTATGGAAAACATGAACCAGTTTGTCATTTACGAGGACATCACCGAAAAGACAAAACTGGAGCGACAGCTCCAGCAGACCCAGAAATTTGAAGCCATTGGCACGCTTGCCGGTGGAATCGCTCATGATTTCAACAATCTGCTTATGGGGCTCCAGGGCCGGGCCTCACTCATGTCGGTTGACCTTGAATCTTCCCACCCCCATTGGGAACATGTCAAAGCCATCGAGGATTACGTCCGCAGCGCGACCGATCTGACCAAACAGCTTTTGGGTTTTGCCCGGGGAGGCAAATATGAAGTGCGACCCATCGACATCAATGAACTACTGCATGAAAGTGCAACCATGTTCGGCCGGACGAAAAAAGAAATACGTATCCACACCAAATTGCAAAATCCACCACCGGTGGTTGAGGCAGATCGGAGGCAAATCGAGCAAGTCCTGCTGAACCTGTATGTTAACGCATGGCAGGCCATGCCGGATGGCGGTGAGCTCTATCTGGAAACCAAAATCTTCACTTTGGACGATGCTCGCTGTAAATCCTACCAGCTGGAACCGGGCCACTATGTCAAGATTTCGGTTACAGACACCGGCATCGGTATGGACGAGTCTGTCTGCCAGCGCATTTTCGATCCGTTTTTCACCACCAAAGAAAAAGCGCGTGGAACCGGATTGGGATTGTCCTCGGCCTATGGAATCATTAAAAACCACGCCGGCACCATTACGGTATACAGTGAGGTCAATCAGGGAAGCACCTTTAACATCTATTTGCCGGTATCCCAGGCAGCGGCATATCGAGATGATGGTCCCACAGAAAATCATCTTGTCAAAGGATCGGAAACCGTTCTGTTGGTTGACGATGAAGACATGATCATTAAGGTAGCCCGGGCCATGCTGAAAAAATTGGGTTACCGTGTGGTGGTGGCAAAAGATGGCGAGCAGGCGGTGGATACGGTCAATACAAAGGGCGACCAAATTGACCTGGTCATCCTCGACCTGATCATGCCGGGGATGAAAGGCGGCGAGACTTTTGATCTCATTCATAAAATTCAACCGGCGATGCCGGTGATACTTTCCAGTGGTTACTCTCTCAACGGTCAGGCACAGGAGGTGATGCAACGGGGATGTAACGGATTTATTCAAAAACCATTCAACATTTCTGAATTATCTCAAAAAGTTCGAACAATCCTGGATGAAGCCAACAGCGTTGCTAAAGGATAG
- a CDS encoding Sir2 family NAD-dependent protein deacetylase: MDQGIKKVLRNFAKGSGHITVLTGAGISAESNIPTFRGPEGFWTIGSKEYHPQEMATYRMFMQKPDEVWKWYLYRLGICNQAEPNKGHLALVEMEKFFQDRFTLITQNVDGLHLRAGNSLERTFQIHGNIFFTRCADECTSTIYPVSPNLRAITKGEDLDETHKRLLLCPECGRYTRPHVLWFDETYNEEFYRYHSSLNVAGRTELLIIVGTSGATNLPNMVAREVKNHHGIILDINIEENPFSNLALNSRRGYFIKKPSSVALPAVMDIFAG; the protein is encoded by the coding sequence ATGGACCAGGGAATTAAAAAAGTTTTAAGAAATTTTGCCAAGGGTTCGGGGCATATCACCGTTCTCACCGGAGCCGGTATCTCTGCGGAAAGCAATATCCCCACCTTTCGCGGGCCGGAAGGATTTTGGACCATCGGCTCAAAAGAATACCATCCCCAGGAAATGGCCACTTACCGGATGTTTATGCAAAAACCTGATGAAGTGTGGAAATGGTATTTGTATCGCCTCGGTATCTGTAACCAAGCCGAGCCGAATAAAGGGCATCTTGCTTTGGTGGAAATGGAAAAGTTCTTTCAAGACCGTTTCACCTTAATCACGCAAAATGTGGATGGGCTGCACTTGCGCGCGGGCAATTCCTTGGAAAGGACCTTTCAGATACACGGAAATATTTTTTTTACCCGTTGCGCTGATGAATGCACTTCAACCATTTACCCTGTCTCCCCAAATCTTCGAGCCATAACCAAAGGTGAAGATCTTGACGAAACTCACAAAAGGCTACTACTGTGTCCAGAATGTGGAAGGTACACCCGCCCCCATGTTTTATGGTTTGATGAAACCTATAACGAAGAATTTTATCGCTATCATAGCTCCTTAAATGTTGCCGGACGAACCGAACTGCTTATCATTGTCGGAACATCAGGTGCAACAAACCTTCCCAACATGGTGGCCCGGGAAGTAAAAAACCACCACGGGATCATCCTGGATATAAATATTGAGGAAAACCCGTTCTCAAATCTGGCTTTAAACAGCCGGAGAGGCTATTTTATCAAGAAACCGAGTAGTGTGGCCTTGCCTGCAGTAATGGACATATTTGCCGGTTAA
- a CDS encoding RNA 2'-phosphotransferase codes for MGHQKRSPQQLAKLIFYMLGRKPDEFGLVPDTDGFIKIKELLKALGEEEGLRYVRRFHIDEILLTLPDPPIEISQNLVRAKSREHLPERIPAPNPPKLLYTCIRRKAYSVVMDKGVSPIGRGHVILSSEKQLAEKMGNRIDNPPVLLTVQTQKSANNGVIFFRAGDSLFMADRIPAGCFTGPPLPKETPEPKKEDPLKKEKPKSLPGTFLMDLTDEKDGHKRSKQQRRRKEIAWKKERKRMKRKTKNRWEWQ; via the coding sequence ATGGGGCATCAAAAAAGATCTCCTCAGCAACTTGCCAAGCTTATTTTCTACATGCTGGGTCGCAAACCGGATGAGTTCGGACTGGTGCCGGATACGGATGGGTTTATCAAAATCAAGGAATTATTAAAGGCCCTTGGTGAAGAAGAAGGCTTAAGATATGTACGCAGGTTTCATATCGATGAAATCCTTTTGACCCTGCCTGACCCGCCCATTGAAATTTCACAAAACCTTGTCCGGGCAAAATCCCGTGAACATTTGCCTGAGCGGATACCGGCACCCAATCCCCCCAAACTCCTGTATACCTGCATCAGAAGAAAAGCGTATTCCGTTGTCATGGATAAAGGAGTATCCCCCATCGGCCGCGGGCATGTGATTCTTTCATCGGAGAAACAGCTGGCTGAAAAAATGGGAAACCGGATCGATAACCCCCCGGTGCTCCTTACAGTTCAGACCCAAAAATCGGCTAACAATGGTGTGATATTCTTTCGCGCAGGCGATTCGCTTTTTATGGCGGACAGAATTCCTGCCGGCTGTTTTACCGGTCCGCCCCTGCCAAAAGAAACACCTGAGCCTAAAAAAGAAGATCCCTTAAAAAAAGAAAAACCAAAAAGCCTTCCAGGGACTTTCTTAATGGATCTAACCGATGAAAAAGACGGCCATAAGAGATCCAAACAGCAAAGAAGACGAAAGGAAATCGCCTGGAAAAAGGAAAGGAAAAGGATGAAACGGAAAACAAAAAATAGGTGGGAATGGCAATGA
- the larA gene encoding nickel-dependent lactate racemase, whose amino-acid sequence MSQKVLLKYGKEEFQFKLPDHDRIYEINKSDANITPAEFKSRLEGELERLRPDFSDVAIVVADKTRLCGYPLLLPVLIETLKAFGAKTDNISLYIAYGTHMRQTDDESYALYGDTYKNYTFVHHDCRDHALFKKLGETKRGTPVYIRRDILDSSFIITFGAVSHHYFAGYGGGRKLIFPGLGRLEAIYKNHGLFLDRQNRTLSLSCMPGVLDGNPLAEDLAEYETFCPADLSIHGIIDRRGNVSDLLVGSGKGHFQKACTEHGKNCEIVTDKNYDLVIASCGGYPKDINFIQSHKALHHAAMFVNDGGNLIVLAECHDGIGSKTFLPWFEIGTWERAFDRLAKNYAGNGGTALSMMSKLRRINIGVVTQLNNDVCQTIGVNKITMSRAKHDIESCSGSIAAITHAGLLVKRVSIL is encoded by the coding sequence ATGTCCCAAAAAGTATTGTTGAAATACGGTAAAGAGGAGTTTCAATTTAAACTGCCGGATCATGATAGGATTTATGAGATAAATAAATCCGATGCTAACATAACACCTGCAGAGTTTAAAAGCCGACTGGAAGGCGAGCTTGAACGATTACGGCCCGATTTTTCTGATGTCGCTATCGTGGTTGCAGATAAAACCCGTCTTTGCGGCTATCCGCTTCTGCTGCCGGTGTTAATTGAAACGCTTAAAGCGTTCGGGGCGAAAACAGACAATATCTCACTGTATATTGCTTACGGCACCCACATGCGTCAAACCGATGATGAATCTTACGCGCTTTACGGAGATACGTACAAGAATTATACTTTTGTTCACCATGATTGTCGAGATCACGCCCTTTTTAAAAAATTGGGTGAAACCAAGCGCGGCACTCCGGTTTATATTCGCAGGGATATTTTAGATTCAAGTTTTATTATTACCTTTGGTGCGGTCTCCCACCACTATTTTGCCGGATATGGTGGAGGGCGGAAATTGATTTTTCCTGGGTTGGGACGATTGGAGGCGATTTATAAAAACCATGGATTGTTTTTAGACAGACAAAACAGAACACTTTCCCTATCCTGTATGCCGGGTGTGCTTGATGGAAATCCCCTGGCAGAAGATTTGGCGGAGTATGAAACCTTTTGTCCGGCGGATTTGTCCATTCACGGAATTATTGACCGCAGGGGAAATGTCAGTGATTTATTGGTTGGCAGCGGGAAAGGGCATTTTCAAAAGGCATGCACAGAACACGGGAAAAATTGCGAGATAGTTACTGATAAAAATTATGATCTGGTCATTGCTTCCTGCGGGGGATATCCGAAAGATATCAATTTCATTCAAAGTCATAAGGCTCTGCATCATGCCGCTATGTTTGTAAATGATGGAGGAAATTTGATCGTGCTGGCCGAATGCCATGACGGTATCGGTTCAAAAACATTTCTGCCGTGGTTTGAAATCGGAACATGGGAAAGGGCGTTTGACCGGCTAGCAAAAAATTATGCAGGAAACGGAGGAACCGCACTTTCCATGATGTCAAAACTTCGCCGCATAAATATCGGTGTGGTGACTCAACTAAATAACGATGTATGCCAAACGATCGGAGTGAACAAAATAACCATGAGTCGAGCAAAGCATGACATTGAAAGTTGTTCTGGTTCAATCGCAGCCATTACCCATGCCGGTCTGCTGGTAAAGAGGGTTTCTATCCTTTAG